A stretch of DNA from Perognathus longimembris pacificus isolate PPM17 chromosome 14, ASM2315922v1, whole genome shotgun sequence:
CCTGGGACCCGTGCCCCCGAGGCTGCCCCCCGCCCTGGGCAGAGCCCTCAGGAAACGCCCGGGCCGCAGACACCGCCAGGCGAGGCCCGCGCGAGGCGGGCTGGAGGAGGGAGCCCGCGGCCCCGGGTCCGCCTGCCAGGCTCCGGGCATCAGAGCTTGGCAGCCCGAGTTCCAGCCAAGCCCGCCCCTCACAACCACAGTGCGCAGGCTGGGTCAAGTGCGGAGTTTAATGTAGGGCGCGAGGACACCAGAGCAGCCGGCGCCCACGAGGCCCGGGCCTGCGCGGATGGCGGCTCCCGGGGCTCAGCAGGGGTGGGAGTGGATGCGGCCGCCCAGTCCTGGGGCGCCGGCGCCTCACAGCCGGTCACCCGCCAGCCGGCACACGCGCTTCACCCGGGCGTAGGGCCCCAGGGAGTCGTCCCACACAAAGTCCCACAGCACCTTCACCCACGAGTGGTGCTGCGGCAGGTGGTCGTAGTACTCGGGCGCAATCTTCCGCACCTGTGGAGAGGGCCGGGGTCAGGCCCGCCAGGCTGCACCCCCCTAAAAACTCAGCCCACTCCAGACCCCCCCCAACTGCCTCCTCCAGGGCCAAGGCGGAGGCCCAGGGCCAGCCcggcctgcgcccccccccccccagcctcagcgCCCATCGGGGCTCCTCAGCCAGCCCTCGCCACGTCCTCTGCCTGCCCCCCACTGGAGCCGGCAGGGTGAGGGGGCGCTCAGACACCCGCAGGCCGCCTCCATCTCCAGACACGCCCTGCAGAGCCTCCCCTCTCCCGGCCCCCCTTGTCTtccgtggggtgggagggggtagCTGAGGGGGGTCAGCACCGTTCCCAGGGAGGAGTGTGCACCAGCACCCGCACATGCAcgcccagcctcccctcccccccctcagtCACAGCCCCTCCATCTCCCTGGCCCCccaggccggccccgccccggcaggCCGAGGGGACCCCgccgaggagggaggaggcacaCGCTGAGCCTCCCCGCTCATCTCCAGCGGGGCGCGGGcaagggctggggggaggaggaggaacggGAAGCCCAGGGACTGGGGGTGACAGTGGCCATCCCTGGCCAGTTCCAAACGGAATAGGCAGGCAGGGCACAACCGGGGGCCCTTCCCGGGCTCCCGCAGCCCTGAGCCCCTCAGCCCTCCGCACCCCGCGGCACACATACCAGGGGCAGGTTGCAGCCCGGGATGCTGGGGAAGTCGTGGTGCTCCATGTGGTAGCCCACGTTGAAGGTGATCCAGTTCAGCGGCCCGTAGTAGGAGTAGGTCTCGTGACCCTTGAGGAACATGTAATGCTCAGCCACGAAGTGGCCCGAGATGGGGTGCAGGCCCAGTCCCAGGAGGGTGCCCGCCAGGAGGTAGGCCACGGGTTTGATCCCCCAGAGGGCAAAGATGGCGACGTCCACCGCCAGCTGCACCAGGGTGTTGAGGATCTCCAGGCGGGTCACGGCCTTGGGGTTCACGCAGAGCGGCCGCAGCGAGTACAGGACGGGCTGCAGCACCAGCCAGAGCAGCTTGCGGGCCGGCGTGCAGAAGAGCCAGCCCTCGAGGCGCGTGGGCACGTCCACGTCCAGCCCGTCCCCGCCCAGGTAGCGGTGGTGGTCCACGTGGTACTTCTTGAAGGAGGCGGCGTAGGGCAGGCCGATGGGCAGGTTGGCGAAGATGGCGAACCAGCGGTTGTAGGCGGGGCAGCCGGTGCCGAAGGCGGTGTTGTGCGAGATGTCGTGGATGGCCAGCGTCAGCGAGTGGTTCACGCAGCCGCCGAACGCGTAGGCCCAGAACAGGAGCCAGCGCCACGCGAGCCCGCGCACCAGCCAGCAGGCCAGCAGCTGCGACAGCACCATCCCCAGCACCGTCCACTTGATCTGCGGGTCCGGCCGCATCAGGGCCTTGATGGCCGGGTACTTGGCTGCGGGAGACACGAGGGCGCCTAGTGAGGCCCGGTGCTGCCTGGGCCTCTTCCTCCTGCCACTCAGCCGCCACctgccatctcccctccccccccccccccccccgcagctcccTGCCAGGGATCTGGAGCCCACGCGGCCCTTACCCAGGGCCGCGGCCGCACTCAAGGACCCCGGGAACCGACACTGAGCTCCCTGCTCAGCTGAGAGGCTCGGACCCGAGGAGCGCCGGAACCTCCGCTCAGAGAAGGGAGGTCTAGGAAACGCCTGCCCCCGATGAACCACCCCAAAGCCCAGAGCGAGTGCCAACGTggcacaaggaaagaaaaagggacagCCATCTCTGTTAAGACCACCTGGGGAGACTCCTCAGACTTGGGGGGGGTCACTTTGCCAAGAGCCTAAATGAAGAGCCCCACGTAAGCACAGATCCCCGCAGCAGACGGCCACAGCTGTACACACAGGGCCCTGGAGAGCGCAGCTGGGGGCCTAGACACTGCCAAGGCAGGACCCCAGGGACCCAGACCCCGGACTCCTCACCCCAGGGTGACAGGGAAGGAGAACGTAGCAGCGATCTGGCTTGGCCTCAAGTGTTGCCGTTCTTAAAAGAAGAACTGCAGGAAACACCGGCCCCGGGGGCGGGCATTTGTTATGGtagcttttgtattttgttttacagACAATGCTAGGAGAAGTGAGCCAAGCTACTCCCAAGCAAGGCCCGAGCCGGCCTGGCAGGGGAGGGCGGAGCAGGccttgggggcggggcggggtggggcagcCGAGCCTTCCAGAGCCCGGGGCTGCTCCTGCTCCCAGGGAGACCGGACAGGAGCCCCTCACCCACCCAAGGGAGACAGGTGCCCTCCCGCAGAGGGGGAGCTGCTGTACGGTGCAGATGGGGAAACCATGGCTAGCAGGGCAGGGGCTCATGAGTGAGCCAGAGCCCATCCTTGGGGTCCCCAGAACTCCAGCATCTGCCCCACCTGACCTAAGCCACTGGAGCctcaactccccctcccccccctacaGCAAGGCTCagccccaagccagccagccGGGCTAAAGCAGACTCTCCcaccgtgtgtgtgggggggggggggctggggatatggcctagtggtagtgtgtttgcctagtatgAAGGCCCTGgcaccacacacagaaaatggccggaagtggcgctgtggctcgagtggcagagtgctagccttgagcagaaagaagccagggacagtgctcaggccctgagtccaaggcccaggactggccaaaaaaaaaaaacacccccaaaactcagagcctgggctgtgagcactcaaggctggcgctctaccgcttgagccgcacctccacttctggtcttttagctggttaattggcgatcaGAGCTTTTCAGATttgactgcctaggctggcttggaatcacgaTCCCCCAAAACAAGTGTGAGCCCCAGCACCGGGGCTGGCCCCCCTTCTGTGTCCAAGATGACAACGGGGGTCCTCCCTTCCGCTCGCGGGACACGGGGTGGGGCCCGGCTTTGTGGGAACACGAGGCCAGGCAGTGCACCCCGGGCTCCAGGCCCTAGGAGACGCCCCTGGCTCAGAGATGGCAAGCCGCATCTTCTGCTCTCTGCAGCGGGGGACAAACAGGCCTGGAGGCAGCCATGCCTGAACCGCGTGTGCGAGCAGCCCCGTGGAAGGAAGTCATTTCTGCAGCCACGGGTCGGGTCTTCCCCAGAGCCGTCTCCTCGCTGCGCCTCCTGCCAAGCCCCGGCCTGCAGCTACGGGCTGGGGCTCCAAACCCAGCCAGCAGCCCCAGGACGGCGGGCAAGTGGCTGAGAGGCTCACGCAGCCCCCGTGCCGGGGGTCCAAGAAGGCCAACGCCCCGAATCAGAAATGAAATGGCCAAAGAGTGGAAGCCGCagctcattcctgcaatcctagctactggcggggggggggggggggggccaagaGAGGAGAACTTAGTTTTAAGGCGGGCCTCAGGCAGAAGATTGGGTCCCTGTTATGAGAAATATCTAAAGCCAAAAGGCCAGGGGGCACggctcaggtagtagaacacCCGCCCAGCAAATGCAAAAATCTGAAttaaaaccctagtaccaccaaaaagaaaacaaaaagcagtcaATAGACATGTCTCCAAAGAACCGGACCTGACACACACCCAGACAGGTGCTCGGCATCTTATCAACGAATCACATCCAAACAGCATCAAACCAAAGCCACTTCTTGCCAGCTAGGAATGctagaattttattctttgtgtttttatatatttagtcatcctggggtttgaactcagggtctcaggcttGCTAAGCATTGAGCCAAACCTTTAGCCCCTTTCTtggtgatggtttttttttttaagcacctggactgtgatccacctatttCAGATACCGTCACATCAACTTACTCACTGAGGAGCGATCTCATGAACCACTTTTTTACCTGGACAGGCCTTGATTTccacaatctcagccttccaagtgctaggattacagcaggaGCCACTGGCCTCCAGCCGAGCTCAGGACCTTAAGGGAAGCCTGAACAATAGACAGACAGTGTTTACACATAGACAGAGAGTAGAGCAAGCTGACAAAGGTGCCCACAGAAGTTTCTGGCCAATAGGATGTTTCTAGAAAGGGTGTTGGGATAATGGTGATGTAACATACGATGGTGAAACTTTGGGCTCTGTTCACGTTGCCGTCTGGGCGAGCCTGGCTGGGCTCCAggctgtccccccaccccaggcagtaGGTCAAGATGGAGGAGCGCATTTGACATCTGTGGTGAGCGGAGCGGCAGGCCACGTCCTATTCCCGTAGCCTGTGCCCGCGGTCCACAACAGCGCAGGAAACCGGGCGGGGCGGGTGGCCCAGAGCACCTCAGGCCTTGGCATGAGACGCACCGGTCCTGCCAGCCCCAGCCGCGCAGTGGACGAAGGGCCCGGGAAGGGCGTGGGGCCCTCCAGAGGGGAGGCCAGCCCCCCCACACCGACTCCAGCCACGCGCTCTCCCCGGGGTGCCGGGCAGATCTGAGCGACCCCTGCGAAACTCGGCCATAGGCGATCAGCGCGCGCCACATCCCCGGGGCTGACCGGCCTCCTCCCAGCTCACAGACACAGCCCAGCAGGGCTCAGCGCCCCCCCAGGGGTCCCACTGCCCACCCGTCCTGGTGAGGAACACGGGGtaccccagcacccccccccaggcTCAACAGGGCGTGACTCCAGGCAGGGGAGTCCAAAGGACACGGGCAGGTGGCAGCCGGGCGGCAGCCTGGGCGCTGGGAGAGGCAGATGGTCCCCGCTGCCCCCGCGCGGTGCAGGGTCCAGCCTCGCCCCGGCAGGGGCCGGAGTCCACGGGAACCCCCCAGCGCCCCACTGGGGGCGAGGCCCGGGCCGGGGCCATGTCAAGCCCTGCCAAGGCAGAGCCAGGGGTGCCGCAAGCTCCCTTCCACCCCCCGGTGGCCTCCtggactccccacccccacccgcggcCCACGGCTTCCCCCCGGAAGAAGGCTGCACCTTGGGGCACGCGCAGGGCCGGTGACCCGCGGGCGGAAGAGCCCCAATTCCAACCCCAGGCCGGCGCCCGCGCACAAGGGCTCCTGCTGTTCCCTTCCGCCCGACACACATGCGAGTCCTCCCTACACAGTGGGCCGCGGGGAGCATCCCTcctccccgccgggctcccccAGAGAGCAGCAGCCCCCCCCATTCCTCCGAGGACAGACCCACCCTCCTCGCCCCTCCCCTGGCCTCCTCCACCACCCAGTGGGGGCCACAGAGCCCTGGAGTGGGGAGCAGCCACAGGACCCCTCATCCAGCAGGCAGGGCCCCCCTCACGCTGGGGCCAAGGGCTCGAATCCCTCCAGGCTGGTGAGGGCCGGGCAAGGGGGTGGGCGTGGTTACTGCGTCCTGGTCTCTGCTGAGGGAGCCGCAGGCCAGACGCTAGGCCTGCACTCACGGCCCGGGGAGACACGGGGCGCATCCCTCGCAGGCCAAGGCGGGGGGACCCCTAAAGAAGAGACAAACAGGAGCCCCATGCCCTCTGACCTGCCTGAGGAGGACACCGCCCGGAGCTGGGCAGGCAGGGGGAAAGTCCCGCCAAGCCACACTCACAGCTTCCCCACCCAGGCCCCGGTGAGGCCCAGCAGCCACCGCTGTCCTCAGTCACAGCCGTCCCCATGCCCgggcgagacagacagacagacagctagccGTCCCCATGCCCgggcgagacagacagacagctagccGTCCCCATGCCCgggcgagacagacagacagacagctagccGTCCCCATGCCCgggcgagacagacagacagacagctagccGTCCCCATGCCCggctgagacagacagacagacagctagccGTCCCCATGCCCGgccgagacagacagacagacagctagccGTCCCCATGCCCGgccgagacagacagacagacagctagccGTCCCCATGCCCgggcgagacagacagacagctagccGTCCCCATGCCCggctgagacagacagacagacagctagccGTCCCCATGCCCgggccagacagacagacagacagctagccGTCCCCATGCCCGgccgagacagacagacaggagggcTCCAAAGCCAAGGAGGACCTGGTGTGAGCCCAGGCCCCAGTCCAGGCCTGCACAACGCTGGGCAGGCCCTTGCACCGTCCAGTCCCACCCGTGTGTGACACACTCAggcatcaccccccccccccccgggaagtGAGGCCGCACTCCCCGCCCCCACGGCAGAGGTGAGGACCCAGGGCCCCCGAGCTGCTTCCCCCTGGTCCtccaggagaggaagaggagaggctgCTGAGTCCTCGGggcagccctcccctccctctcggGCCTGCCCGCCTCGCCCTTCTCTAAGGCACTGGCTCTGACGGCCCCAAGGCGGGAGCAttgggggggggctcccctggGAACACGTGGCCCTGGAGGCTGGCAGCAGAGGCGGCGGCTGGAGTGTCCGGCCTGGCGGGGCCCCATGCTCGGGTCCATTGTCACTCGAGAGCAGACTGGGCAGAGCCGCACAGCCCCGGCCTGCTGGAAGGAGGTCAGCTCAATCACGCTCCAGCTCCCGAGCAGTCAGAAgtgccgtgtgtgcgtgtgcgtgcgtgtgcgcacgtgtgtgtgacAGAATCAGGTGCCAGGCATAGGGTCACTGCCCGTGACCTGCACAGGCAGCCCAGAGTGACCTAAATCCCACACCAGAAGCCCCTGCCAGCCTGCTGTCCTGTGTCCCCAGTGGTGACCTGAGgccacttccccccacccccccaccccaccccaccccaccccccgtgaGCCACCACCAGCCTCGCCCCATTTCTACTCTGGGCTCCGctgggccctgcccccccccccccgagggcgcGGAACTGTGGACCCGCGCAGTGATCTGGccaccccaggcctccccagcaGCAGGCTTCCCGGCTCCCTCCACCGAGCTGCGGGGTGCTGGGGATGCCACCTAGTGGCCACAGCAGGAAGTCCTCAGATGGGCGCCTGGCTGCCCTCTCCGCCCGTCCCCTCCACCCGCTGGGTGACCTGGCCTCTGGCCAGCCCTTCGTCACCAGGGCCCTCTCCATCCCTCTGGAGCCGGGCCAGCTCCGTCCTGCCGTCGTGGGGCTCCCAAGCGTGTGCCCCGCTGCGAGCTGAAAGGCCCCGCCCGGtgcagggggcgggaggggctcTGGGGACCCAGGTCGACGCCGGAAACGCACACAGTGGTCCCAGGTGCCTCCGAGagtccccgcctcctcccccgggCCACTTGCTAAACCTGCTTCTCACCCCGGTGACAAATGTGTGCTGAAGGTCCCCGCGGATCGCCATGGcagcggcgggcgcgggcggcatGCCGGGCACTCAGCGGGACGTGGCCGCTGACGCCAGGGAGGGGGCGGCCTGAGGACTTCGATGGAAATGCTCTGAGGCTGGGTTATGAACCTTCCTAAAAAGCAGTGGACCATGCCCCTCACCTGAGAGATCACCCAGCATGCCGATCGCACGGCAATAAGCCTGTTAAAGATTAAAGAAGGGGCGCGGAGCCGGCGCGGAGGCCGGCGctccggggaggagggggcaggtgcGCGGGAGCCGTGCGCGGAGCCGGGGATGCTGCTCCCCGTCCCCAGTACAGCCGCGGCCATAGCCTCGCCACCTCACAACCCGAGCCCAGGAAAtgcctgtgggggggagggggagggggaggggaggggaggaggaggggggaaaggagggggaggggaggggaggggaggggaggggagggggaggggggaggaagaaggctcCCGGCTGACAAAGGACAAAATAGGTTGGTTCTAACCGCCAGTGTCCCTCCCAAGCGAGGCAGGTGCAGTCGCctggtgagatctgagggcttCCCCCACCCCACGAGGGCGCAGCAAGGGGACACCGTCTGCGAACAAGGAGATGGCAAGGGGCTTGTGAAGGGTCCCCATTCTGCCAGCTCGTGAGGCTGCACACGAACCGTGGAGAGAGAGCACTGAGCAAGGGAGTCAGACACCTAAGCATCACCCGCGACTCGCCCACCGCGGGTGGTGACGCCTGGGGGCTGAAGGAAGAGGGGCCCCCGTCCTGAGGGAGGACGGAAAGATGaaaggggatggggtgggtgctCACGGGGCAGAAGGGACCAACATGACGAGTGTGTGTgagttgcgtgtgtgtgtgcggtgtgtgcgCGTGTCTGGAGAGCATGTCTTTGGAAATACTACATAGGCTGTGACCTAAAGAATGCACAAGATGGGGGGAatgggggagaaaaatggaggagataagaaatgtattcagtgccttacccctctgtacatcactttgacaataaattaatattaaagaaaGAACGCATAGGAAGTAGAGACACAAGGAAAAAGAATTccagaagaaggggctggggctgggggcagcTCAGGGGTGGAGCAGCCTTCCATCCCAGCACAGGGGGGGAAAAACAAGAATTCTGGCCAagcgccagtgactcacaccttgtCATCCGAGCtaccccggaggctgagatctgaggatcatggttcaaagccagcccaggcagaaagtctgtgagactcttatctccaacaaagcaccaaaaaaaaaaagccagaagcgaagctctggcacaagtggtagagcacttgccttgaggcAAACaacctcagtgacagcacccaagtcctgagtgcagtcccagaactgacacacacgcacgcacacacacacatctagcaGAGGGGAGTGCTTGTAAATGCCAGGCtgcggggaggggctgggacGCGGCTGGGACGCGGCTGGGGGGCGAAGGCAGAGCCGGGGGCTCAGGACGCCAGCGGGGCAGAACCCAGAGGCTCCAGAGGCTGCGTCAGGGGAGGTAGGATTAGGACAGGAGAACTGGGGCTGCCCCGCGCATGGCCCGCCCCTTTCCTCACCCTTCTCTCCCTCTGGCTCTCACACGCACCGCACTACACCTGCAGTCCAGGAACCACGAAATCCCTGGCCCCTGGGGTGGGCAGGAGGGGGACCAGCGGGCCACCTGGAGCTGGGCATCTCTGTGGCTGGTGACAAGTCTACAGATTCCCCCAACGTCTCAGGACAGTTCTGTTCCAGgatttttgagggggggggagggaggagcgagggaagaggagagagagaggggagagcgAGCGAGCACGCACAAACCACAGCCAGTCCTTTCCGAAGCAAACAATGCCACAATGCCCGAGGGCTGCTTCCTGGGTTTCCTAGTTGGATTGGATTTTCTTTAACTGTTTGCCTGCTTTCACGTTACTTTtaagcaaacaaaatcacaaagcgACCTGATTTCTAAGTAGCACACCAAGCCTGCGCCCGTCCGGGCGCCCCGCTGGCTCTGCTCCTGCCCATCCCATCAGGGACCCGCCGCAGCCCTGCCCTGGGAGACGGTGGTTCCTGGCGGTTGTCCTGGCACCCAGTCTTCTCCGGATGCTGTGCTCTGGAGAACGCCTCCCTGACCCTGGCAGGAGCTACAAGCGGACTTTGGTCCCATTCATGGAACACCTGGATCCAGCCTTTGGCACACTCGCCGCCGGGACGGGACTCGAGATTAGAATAACTAAACACCTGTAGCTCGGGGAGTTGATAGGGGCTGCATCAGCTAGTGGGGTGGGgcccgcggggggtgggggcagggacctTCCGTGTCCTCTGAGCTGCCTTCTCCCCTCGGGGCCCCACTCTGTGCCCCTTCTGAAAGGACACGGTGCCGGTGAACAGAGCACTTCTCCCAGGGCTGGCAGCAGCGGAGATGCAAGCCAGCCTCTGCAAGACGTTCTTAACACCACAGCTGCCGGTGGGTCACCAACTACCAGGCAGCACCAACCATTACCAACCCTTTACCTCACCCAGGCTTCCACTTCCGCATCTGTGCACTGACTCACCCATGGCTCACCAATGGCTACATCAAACCCACAGTCTCTGGACCTCTGCCCCAGAGACCAGAGCTGGGAGTGACCAGCAGAGGTGGCCTCGCTAGCCAGGGGTTCCCGGAGGGGAGACCTGAACCTAGTCAGGTAAGGCTGAGCCCAGAGCCAGGTGGGGGCACCGAGTAGGCAAGGGCTGAGACACATTCCCAGGAAAGTGGGCTGGGCACATCCCAGGGCCGCCTCAGTCAGGGCAGGGCAGCAAGGCAGGAAGACCAGGGCATTGCAGAAAGGGACCGGCCGGGGAGGACGTCTCCCTCTCATCTGGGTCTTCTGAGCTTTTCTGAAGCCTGGATTGATTCCAGGACCCGTGGCCTCTCTTTTGAAGGATCCTCCTGCTCGACCTGGGTGCACACACCAGTAATCTCAGCAGTAGAGGCGAGAAgagccaagccagcctgggccgcccAGAGTTCCCGGCCAG
This window harbors:
- the Degs2 gene encoding sphingolipid delta(4)-desaturase/C4-monooxygenase DES2 translates to MGNRAGRSDFEWVYTDQPHTQRRQEMLAKYPAIKALMRPDPQIKWTVLGMVLSQLLACWLVRGLAWRWLLFWAYAFGGCVNHSLTLAIHDISHNTAFGTGCPAYNRWFAIFANLPIGLPYAASFKKYHVDHHRYLGGDGLDVDVPTRLEGWLFCTPARKLLWLVLQPVLYSLRPLCVNPKAVTRLEILNTLVQLAVDVAIFALWGIKPVAYLLAGTLLGLGLHPISGHFVAEHYMFLKGHETYSYYGPLNWITFNVGYHMEHHDFPSIPGCNLPLVRKIAPEYYDHLPQHHSWVKVLWDFVWDDSLGPYARVKRVCRLAGDRL